The following DNA comes from Novosphingobium sp. PP1Y.
GGAACGTTGCCGGCAGCATCGCGCCTGGCCTGTGAACTCGATGACCTTGCGCTGGTGCTGCTCGATCTCAAGATGCCCGGAGCGGTTGGCTTCTCGGGCATTGCCCTGATCCACGCCGAAAAGCCCGAGGTCCCGATCCTCGTCGTGTCGAGCGCCGAAGGGGAGTCCGCGGCCGAGGAAGCCCGCGCCTTCGGGGCCATCGGCTTCCTGCGCAAGGACAGCGATCTCGTGAAAATCGAAGAGGCCGTTGCCAAGGCGCTGGGAGGTCATGCGCCCGCAGGCAGCAGCACGCCGCAGGGCGACGCCGAACTCGAACCTATCCGCAATGAAGTGGCGGGCCTCACCCCCATGCAGCTCAAGGTGCTGCTGGCGGTTCTCGATGGACAGCTCAACAAGCAGATCGCCTATGGTCTCGGCATCACGGAAGCGACCGTAAAGGCGCACATGACCGCGATCATGAAGAAGCTCGACGTTCGCAATCGCACGCAGGCCGCCTTAGTGGCGCGCTCGCTCGGATTGCATCTGCAACACTGATCCCACCGACATGATCGCCGCACGGGCGAGGAAGGCCTCGATCACTTCGGGCGCAACGGGCTTTGCATGGACCGGCACGCCGGATGCTTCTGCCTTGGCCCGGATCGAACTGCCCGCTTCGGCCGTGAAGATCGCGGCAGGCAGGCCCTTGCGCAAGGTGCGCAGTTGCATGATCAGGCTCAGGCCGTCCTCGCCGTTGTCCAGCCGATAGTCGGCCAGAACCGCGTCGACCTCGTCGACATGGGCCAATGCCCCGGCGATGTCCCGCACTCCGATTGCGCGGTGCCCAAGGCTCTCGACCAGTTCCACGGATGCCTCGACAATGCGGCTGTCGTTGTCGACGACAAGAACCGTCAGTCCATGACCGGGCGCGGTTGCAGGGGCGGCATCCTTCGGTTCCTGGAGCGGGGGATCGCCAGCCTCGCGTGCTGTGAGCAGAAGGCTGAAGCGGCTGCCATGCCCGGGCCGGGCATCCACTTCGATGCTCCCCCCCAGGACCCTGACGATGCGTTCGACGAGCGCGAGCCCCAATCCCAACCCTTCGACATCCGTCGTGCCCAGGCGGGTGAACTCACGGAAGATCACGTCCGACTGCTCCGGCTCGAAGCCCACGCCGCTGTCAATCACATCGATGCGCAGCATGTCGCCCCGCCTGCGCACCCCGACGAGCACGCCGCCGCGCTGGGTGTAGCGCAGGGCGTTGGACAGGAAGTTCTGCATCACCGAGCGCAGCAGGCCCGAATCGGTCTCGACATGCCCGAATAGGGGCCCCGTCCTGAGCGTGAGGCCCTTGGCTTCGGCCGAAGGCTGAAAACTCGCAACCAGATCATCGAGGAACGGGCCAAGGGCGACCGGCTCGGTCTCGGGCGTGACCCCACCGGCATCGAGGCGGGAGATGTCGAGCAGCGCGCGCAGCAGCTCTTCGGCAGCGACGATCGCGCCATCGACACGACCGACTAGCGGCTTTTCCTTGTCGGGCACCGACCTGCCAAGCGCGGCTGTAAACAGGCGGGCAGCATGGAGCGGTTGCAGCAGGTCGTGACTGGCGGCGGCGAGAAACCGTGTCTTGTCTCGGGTGGCCCGGGCAAGCAGGCGATTCGCCTCGCTCAATTCGCGCGTGCGCGCTTCGACCCGCTCTTCGAGCTGTTCGAGGGTCTGCTCCAGTTCGTCGCGGATGCGAGCTTCCTCGGTGACGTCGGTGAAGGACATGACGTATCCCCCGCCCGGCATCGGGCCGCCCACCGTCTTGATGACCCTGCCATCGCTGCCCCGCCGCTCGAAGCTGTGCGCCCGGCCTTGTCGAAGCGGCTCTAGCCGGCGTTCGACCAAGGTGTCGATATCGCCCTCGCCGAAATGGCCGCGCATGGCATTGTGCCGGATCAGTTCCTCGATCGGTGCGCCGACGCAGACCATGCCCGCAGGATAGTCGAAGATCTCCTCGTAACCTGAATTCCACGCAATCAGGTTGAGTTCGCCGTCGACCACGCTGATACCGGCGTCGACGTTCTCGAAAGTGGCAGCCAGCAATTGGCGCGAGAAACGCAAGGATTGCCCGCCTTCATCGAGCAGGCGGGTGACGTCGGACAGATCCATGCGTCCGCTGGCCAGCGCCGATGCAACCAGTGCCCGCGCCGAAGACGCGCCGACCACGCGGGCAATCAGGTCCTGGGCCTTGCGGGCATTCCTTGGCGTCACCTGATCTTGCGGATCGGAGCCGGAGAACTCCCGCTCCGCCCGCTCTTCGCCCACGAAACTGGCCACGAACCGGGCCAGTTCGCCAACGTTGGAGACACGGCCCGGCGTGGCGAAAATGCGGGGCAGACCTGGCGCCGGGATCTTGCGCGCGGCGACGAGGGCATAGACGGCGACGTCGACGCCAAGGCTCCAGACTACCCCGTGGACGAAAGCACTCGCCCGGCCAATTCCGAAAAGCCGGTGCGGGTCGATGACGGTCCCGGAAAGGGCGTCGAGCCAAGGCTGCGGCATGATCGGGGGCAGGGCCAGTGTGTAGGCCCACAGCACCAGGCCGATCCCGAGGCTTGCCCGCGCGGCGACAGGATCGCGCCCCTTGCCCAGCGTACCGAGGATCAGATGCGGCGAGAACAGCGCCATGGCGGCAAAGGCCGTCAGGCCCATCGACGCCAGCGACTGGCCGCGCGAAATCAGCAGCGCGAATGCCAGTGCGAGGAGCATGACCCCTGCAACGGAGATGCGGCGCATCCCCAGCATTCGCGCGCCGATGGCCCCGGCCGGACGGTCCTTGCCCGAACCGATCACGGCGCCCGCGAACAGGTCGTTCGAGATCATCGTTGCCAGCGCAGTCGTATCGACGATCGCCATCGAACTGGCAGCGCCGATCCCGCCCAGCAGCGCCGCGGCGAGAATCAGTTCCGATCCCGCCGAAGCAGGCAATTGCAGGACGTAGAGGTCGGCGTCGATATCCTGCCGGAGCAGTGCTATCCCCGCCAGCGCAATCGGCACGATCAGGACGGCCATGCCCAATAGGTATGCGGCGAGACCGAAGCGTGCCCGCACGAGATCGCGCTCATCGCGCGCCTCCACCAGCCCCATGTAGAACTGGCGTGGCAGGGCGATGATCGCGAACGTGGAAACCAGCGCGATCAGAGCGATCTCGAAGGTGAGGTGGGTGGGAGAAAAGCGCTCTCCCAGCGTTTCTACAGCTCGGGTGAACGATGCAGCCTCGGCGCCGGAGAGGAGCACCAGTGCAAGCGCGGCCACGGCGAACAGGGCAACGATCTTGATGATCGAATCCAGTCCGATCGCGTAGAGCAGGCCTTCGCTGCGGCCTGCCAGCTCGAACCGGCGGGTGCCGAAGAGCAGCGCGAACAAGGTGAGCAGACACGAGGCCACGATCATCGATGGCACCATGATTTCGCGTCCGGAAACGATGGTCAGGGCATTGCCGATCGATCGCAATTGCAACGCCAGGTAGGGAATACTTCCCAGCAAGGCGATGAGCGTGACCATCCGCGCCACACCGGTATCGTGACCGAAGCGGGCGGCGATGAAGTCCGATACCGTCGCAGCGCGCTCCTCCCTGACCGCCGCCGAAAGGCGCGAGAGGAAGCCGGGGGCAAGCAGCAGCAGGAGCGCAGGGCCGAGGTAGATCGGCACATAGGCCCACCCGCTGCGAACCGCGCTGCCGACCGCGCCATAGAAAGTCCAGCTCGAACAATAGACGCCCAGTGCCAGCGTATAGGCGTGGTGGCGCAAGGCGGGACGGCGTGAAAACAGGTCGCCGCGCGCCTCGACCAGGGCGGCCACGGCAAACAGGACGAGGATGAGAGCAAGGGCGGCAAAGGCCGATGAAGCCAGGCTCATGCGCGCAGGCCCTGCGCCCCTGAGGCTTCAGCGAGTGCAGCTTCAGCAATTGCCACGCGACCCACCGGACCTCCGGACCCAACTCCCTGCAGAAGTCCTAGCCGGTCGATCCACCCTTGTCAGGTGCAACTTGCGCCATGCACGCCGTC
Coding sequences within:
- a CDS encoding response regulator transcription factor, translating into MGRSVLIADDHPLFRQALTLAVGQVAPDARIVEAGTLPAASRLACELDDLALVLLDLKMPGAVGFSGIALIHAEKPEVPILVVSSAEGESAAEEARAFGAIGFLRKDSDLVKIEEAVAKALGGHAPAGSSTPQGDAELEPIRNEVAGLTPMQLKVLLAVLDGQLNKQIAYGLGITEATVKAHMTAIMKKLDVRNRTQAALVARSLGLHLQH
- a CDS encoding PAS domain-containing hybrid sensor histidine kinase/response regulator; protein product: MSLASSAFAALALILVLFAVAALVEARGDLFSRRPALRHHAYTLALGVYCSSWTFYGAVGSAVRSGWAYVPIYLGPALLLLLAPGFLSRLSAAVREERAATVSDFIAARFGHDTGVARMVTLIALLGSIPYLALQLRSIGNALTIVSGREIMVPSMIVASCLLTLFALLFGTRRFELAGRSEGLLYAIGLDSIIKIVALFAVAALALVLLSGAEAASFTRAVETLGERFSPTHLTFEIALIALVSTFAIIALPRQFYMGLVEARDERDLVRARFGLAAYLLGMAVLIVPIALAGIALLRQDIDADLYVLQLPASAGSELILAAALLGGIGAASSMAIVDTTALATMISNDLFAGAVIGSGKDRPAGAIGARMLGMRRISVAGVMLLALAFALLISRGQSLASMGLTAFAAMALFSPHLILGTLGKGRDPVAARASLGIGLVLWAYTLALPPIMPQPWLDALSGTVIDPHRLFGIGRASAFVHGVVWSLGVDVAVYALVAARKIPAPGLPRIFATPGRVSNVGELARFVASFVGEERAEREFSGSDPQDQVTPRNARKAQDLIARVVGASSARALVASALASGRMDLSDVTRLLDEGGQSLRFSRQLLAATFENVDAGISVVDGELNLIAWNSGYEEIFDYPAGMVCVGAPIEELIRHNAMRGHFGEGDIDTLVERRLEPLRQGRAHSFERRGSDGRVIKTVGGPMPGGGYVMSFTDVTEEARIRDELEQTLEQLEERVEARTRELSEANRLLARATRDKTRFLAAASHDLLQPLHAARLFTAALGRSVPDKEKPLVGRVDGAIVAAEELLRALLDISRLDAGGVTPETEPVALGPFLDDLVASFQPSAEAKGLTLRTGPLFGHVETDSGLLRSVMQNFLSNALRYTQRGGVLVGVRRRGDMLRIDVIDSGVGFEPEQSDVIFREFTRLGTTDVEGLGLGLALVERIVRVLGGSIEVDARPGHGSRFSLLLTAREAGDPPLQEPKDAAPATAPGHGLTVLVVDNDSRIVEASVELVESLGHRAIGVRDIAGALAHVDEVDAVLADYRLDNGEDGLSLIMQLRTLRKGLPAAIFTAEAGSSIRAKAEASGVPVHAKPVAPEVIEAFLARAAIMSVGSVLQMQSERARH